The proteins below come from a single Geobacillus thermoleovorans genomic window:
- a CDS encoding PTS sugar transporter subunit IIB: MKKILVVCGNGLGSSFIIEMNVKKVLNELGIEAEVSHTDLTTGQTEKADLYLGARDLVEVLDDGTRNVAKLTNILDLDELKRVLRERL, from the coding sequence ATGAAGAAAATTCTAGTTGTTTGTGGAAACGGGCTAGGCAGCAGTTTTATCATCGAAATGAATGTGAAAAAGGTGTTAAACGAACTAGGAATCGAAGCTGAAGTATCCCATACAGATTTAACAACCGGCCAAACAGAAAAGGCGGATTTATATCTTGGAGCGAGAGATTTAGTGGAAGTACTTGATGACGGTACACGCAATGTAGCTAAGTTGACGAATATTCTTGACCTTGATGAATTAAAGCGAGTGTTAAGAGAGAGATTGTGA
- a CDS encoding BglG family transcription antiterminator, protein MMLNARCIQLMKLLLRSSLYLTADKLAQSLNVSKRTIYYDIQKTNEWLHHEGLKPIQYARGLGFRLDDEVKQEITTKWNTLQPARHYTYQSWERKAWIGLWILTRVHPLYLSDFLEKLHVSRSTLLNDIKELKEDWQSFQLQLSFHRKKGYFLSGKEIQKRKLMIRYVHQLLATMDDQHFAAELSAECQWPIFDWIRQFESAFSIRYAGEVIQTLPIYLALFQRRWARGKFVQMDEQEKEVLRSMREYQIADHLVRRIENVSQISIPDDEVCYLTTHLLSFRVADDKQIDHNDDITTLKRIIRHMVDDFQTYACVQFKRREELEKNLLVHMKPAYYRLKYGFHLQNDLTESIKANYQDLFTLTKKVVHHLESVVGQPVSDDEIAYIAMHFGGWLDREGVSVPVRKKVLIVCESGIGTSRMLQKQLGELLSTVDVIGVVSAREYDYISLEGHVDFVVTTTPLQPKDVPVYTVRPILTTEDKMLLLREIEGWTETTSLGLEAVLDIIKKHATVIDEKTLYQELNAYFSHSKRKEIWQKPMLKDLLTKRHIQIIEEAGDWKEAIVLAARPLLEEGYITSEYIEAMIQNVLTLGPYIVITPGVALPHARPEQGAKKLGMSFLRIKKGCLFSDREEDRVYVLIVLAAIDHETHLKALSQLTTLLSNQEHIQMLFKAESVEEVLALVEMYS, encoded by the coding sequence ATGATGCTCAATGCCCGTTGTATCCAACTTATGAAGTTGTTGCTTCGCTCTTCTCTTTATCTTACCGCTGACAAATTGGCGCAATCATTGAATGTATCCAAGCGAACGATTTATTACGATATACAAAAAACGAATGAATGGTTGCATCATGAAGGGCTGAAGCCGATTCAATATGCGCGCGGGCTCGGATTTCGCTTGGATGATGAAGTGAAACAAGAAATAACAACAAAGTGGAACACATTACAACCTGCCCGACATTACACATATCAGTCATGGGAGCGAAAAGCTTGGATTGGTTTATGGATTTTGACTCGCGTTCATCCACTGTATTTGTCTGATTTTTTAGAGAAATTACATGTAAGCAGGAGCACGTTGTTAAATGACATAAAGGAACTGAAAGAAGATTGGCAGTCATTTCAGTTGCAATTGTCATTCCATCGCAAAAAAGGGTATTTCTTATCAGGAAAAGAAATCCAAAAGAGGAAATTGATGATTCGTTATGTTCATCAACTATTAGCGACGATGGATGACCAGCATTTCGCTGCAGAGTTGTCAGCTGAGTGTCAATGGCCAATCTTTGATTGGATTCGCCAATTCGAGTCTGCTTTTTCTATTCGCTATGCGGGTGAGGTTATTCAAACTTTACCTATTTATCTCGCATTGTTCCAAAGACGGTGGGCTAGAGGCAAATTTGTGCAAATGGATGAGCAAGAAAAAGAAGTGCTAAGGTCAATGCGGGAATACCAGATTGCTGATCATCTCGTTAGACGAATTGAAAACGTTTCCCAAATATCTATTCCCGATGACGAGGTTTGTTATTTGACGACCCATTTACTCAGTTTTCGAGTTGCAGATGACAAGCAAATTGATCATAACGATGACATCACTACTTTGAAACGAATCATTCGACATATGGTGGATGATTTTCAAACTTATGCATGTGTACAATTCAAGCGTCGCGAAGAGTTGGAAAAAAATTTATTGGTTCATATGAAGCCTGCCTATTATCGACTGAAATATGGTTTTCATCTACAAAACGACCTGACCGAATCGATCAAAGCGAACTATCAAGATTTATTTACCTTAACGAAAAAAGTCGTCCATCATTTAGAAAGTGTAGTTGGCCAGCCGGTCAGCGACGATGAAATTGCTTATATCGCCATGCATTTTGGCGGATGGTTGGACAGAGAGGGGGTGTCGGTTCCAGTACGGAAAAAGGTGTTGATCGTCTGCGAGAGCGGGATTGGAACATCGCGAATGTTGCAAAAACAATTGGGGGAACTGTTATCAACGGTCGATGTCATTGGCGTCGTTTCAGCAAGGGAATATGATTATATTTCTCTTGAGGGGCATGTAGATTTTGTGGTGACGACAACGCCATTGCAACCGAAGGATGTGCCTGTTTATACGGTTCGCCCCATTTTAACAACGGAGGATAAAATGTTGCTTTTACGGGAGATCGAGGGATGGACGGAAACCACATCCCTTGGTCTCGAAGCGGTGTTGGACATCATCAAAAAACACGCAACGGTCATCGATGAAAAGACATTATATCAAGAACTAAATGCTTACTTTAGCCACAGCAAAAGAAAGGAGATTTGGCAAAAACCGATGCTAAAAGATTTGCTTACGAAGCGACATATTCAGATTATTGAAGAGGCAGGTGATTGGAAAGAGGCGATTGTGTTAGCAGCAAGACCATTATTAGAAGAAGGCTATATTACAAGTGAGTATATTGAAGCCATGATTCAAAACGTTCTCACACTCGGGCCTTATATTGTGATTACACCAGGAGTGGCCTTGCCTCATGCCCGGCCGGAGCAAGGCGCAAAAAAACTTGGTATGAGCTTTCTTCGAATCAAAAAAGGTTGTCTGTTTTCTGACAGGGAAGAAGATCGAGTGTATGTCTTGATTGTGTTAGCTGCCATTGATCATGAGACTCATTTAAAAGCGTTATCCCAGCTGACAACATTGTTGTCCAATCAAGAACATATTCAAATGTTGTTTAAAGCTGAATCTGTAGAAGAAGTATTGGCATTAGTGGAAATGTACTCTTAA
- a CDS encoding DUF2642 domain-containing protein, which yields MDFKHQARQLVGQRVTVVTVHGKFHGTLLGVGDDFIVMQVNIGGRLRRILIRLALIIALLRLIGTGSGYEPHRSSDDDEWERYLMDED from the coding sequence ATGGATTTTAAACATCAAGCCCGTCAGCTAGTTGGGCAGCGTGTGACTGTTGTGACGGTGCATGGAAAATTCCACGGAACATTATTGGGAGTTGGCGATGATTTTATTGTTATGCAGGTGAATATTGGAGGAAGACTACGGCGTATTCTGATCCGTTTGGCATTAATTATCGCGCTGCTTCGGTTAATAGGAACAGGAAGCGGATATGAACCTCATCGTTCGTCTGACGACGATGAATGGGAACGATATTTAATGGATGAGGATTGA
- a CDS encoding peptide MFS transporter: MSSIDKQQIAASVPQRGFFGHPKGLFTLFFTEFWERFSYYGMRAILVYYMYYEVSKGGLGLDEHLALAIMSIYGALVYMSGIIGGWLADRVFGTSRAVFYGGLLIMAGHIALAIPGGVTALFVSMALIVLGTGLLKPNVSSIVGDMYKPGDDRRDAGFSIFYMGINLGAFLAPLVVGTAGMKYNFHLGFGLAAVGMFLGLVVFVATRKKNLGLAGTYVPNPLTPAEKKKAASIMAVGAVVIAVLLAILIPNGWFTVETFISLVGILGIIIPIIYFVVMYRSPKTTAEERSRVIAYIPLFVASAMFWAIQEQGSTILANYADKRTQLDVAGIHLSPAWFQSLNPLFIIILAPVFAWMWVKLGKRQPTIPQKFALGLLFAGLSFIVILVPGHLSGGGLVHPIWLVLSYFIVVLGELCLSPVGLSATTKLAPAAFSAQTMSLWFLSNAAAQAINAQLVRFYTPENETAYFGTIGGAALVLGLILLAIAPRIGRLMKGIR, from the coding sequence ATGTCATCGATCGACAAGCAACAAATCGCTGCCAGCGTTCCCCAGCGCGGCTTTTTCGGCCATCCGAAAGGGCTGTTTACGCTCTTTTTCACCGAGTTTTGGGAGCGCTTTTCGTACTATGGCATGCGCGCCATTTTAGTGTACTACATGTATTACGAAGTATCGAAAGGCGGGCTCGGGCTTGATGAACATCTGGCGCTCGCGATTATGTCGATTTATGGGGCGCTTGTGTACATGTCCGGAATCATTGGCGGCTGGCTTGCCGACCGGGTGTTTGGCACGTCGCGCGCGGTCTTTTACGGCGGCCTTCTCATTATGGCTGGTCATATCGCCCTGGCGATTCCGGGCGGGGTGACGGCGCTGTTTGTGTCGATGGCGCTCATCGTCTTGGGAACCGGGTTGTTGAAACCGAACGTTTCGAGCATTGTCGGCGATATGTACAAGCCTGGCGATGACCGCCGCGACGCCGGATTTAGCATTTTTTACATGGGGATTAACCTTGGCGCCTTTTTGGCTCCGCTTGTTGTTGGAACGGCCGGGATGAAGTACAACTTCCACCTTGGCTTCGGCCTTGCAGCTGTCGGGATGTTTCTCGGGCTTGTCGTATTTGTGGCGACAAGAAAGAAAAACCTCGGGTTGGCGGGGACGTACGTGCCCAACCCGCTGACGCCGGCAGAAAAGAAAAAAGCGGCTTCGATCATGGCCGTGGGGGCGGTCGTGATTGCCGTGCTGCTAGCAATCTTGATTCCGAACGGTTGGTTCACTGTGGAAACGTTTATTTCCCTTGTCGGCATCTTAGGAATCATCATCCCGATCATCTATTTTGTCGTCATGTACCGCAGCCCGAAAACGACGGCGGAGGAGCGGTCGCGCGTGATCGCTTACATTCCGTTGTTCGTCGCTTCAGCGATGTTTTGGGCGATTCAAGAACAAGGATCGACAATTTTGGCGAACTATGCGGACAAGCGGACGCAGTTGGATGTAGCAGGCATCCACTTGTCGCCTGCATGGTTCCAGTCGCTGAACCCGTTATTTATTATCATTTTGGCTCCGGTGTTCGCATGGATGTGGGTGAAGCTCGGTAAACGGCAGCCGACGATCCCGCAAAAATTCGCGCTCGGCTTGTTGTTTGCCGGCCTGTCGTTCATCGTCATTCTCGTGCCGGGCCATTTAAGCGGCGGAGGGCTCGTCCATCCGATCTGGCTTGTGTTAAGCTATTTCATCGTCGTGCTTGGTGAACTTTGCCTGTCGCCGGTCGGCCTGTCGGCGACGACGAAACTTGCGCCTGCGGCCTTCTCAGCGCAAACGATGAGCCTTTGGTTTTTATCGAACGCCGCCGCGCAAGCGATCAACGCCCAGCTCGTCCGCTTCTATACGCCGGAAAACGAAACGGCCTATTTCGGCACGATCGGCGGTGCGGCGCTTGTGCTAGGCTTGATCTTATTGGCCATTGCACCAAGAATCGGGAGATTGATGAAAGGGATTCGTTAA
- a CDS encoding gamma carbonic anhydrase family protein — MLYPYNGKRPNVHETAFIAPGAYLIGDVTVGPESTIWFNAVLRGDEGPITIGARTSIQDNTTCHLYEGSPLIVEDEVTVGHNVILHGCTIRRRSIIGMGSTILDEAEIGEECIIGANTLIPSGKKIPPRSLVIGSPGKVVRELTDKDLELIQLSIDTYVQKGKEYREQLANHR, encoded by the coding sequence ATGCTATACCCGTATAACGGAAAACGTCCGAATGTTCATGAAACCGCATTCATTGCCCCGGGAGCCTATTTGATCGGAGACGTCACCGTCGGTCCGGAATCGACCATTTGGTTCAATGCCGTGCTGCGCGGCGATGAAGGACCGATTACGATCGGCGCTCGAACGAGCATTCAAGACAATACGACCTGCCATTTGTACGAAGGGTCGCCGCTCATTGTTGAAGATGAAGTGACGGTCGGGCATAATGTGATCCTTCACGGCTGCACGATCCGCCGGCGCTCGATCATCGGCATGGGGTCGACGATTTTGGATGAGGCCGAAATCGGTGAAGAATGCATCATCGGCGCCAACACGTTGATTCCGTCCGGCAAAAAGATTCCGCCCCGCTCACTCGTCATTGGCTCGCCTGGAAAAGTGGTGCGTGAACTGACGGACAAAGACCTTGAGCTCATCCAGCTGTCGATTGATACATACGTGCAAAAAGGAAAAGAGTATCGCGAACAGCTGGCCAATCATCGGTAA
- a CDS encoding alpha-ketoacid dehydrogenase subunit beta, whose product MITEVGTKSLTLVQAVNDALRIMLKEREDVIVLGEDVGKNGGVFRATDGLLEEFGEQRVIDTPLSEAGFTGAAIGMALGGFRPVVEIQFLGFIYPAYEQIMTHAARMRSRTRGHFTVPLVIRAPYGAGVRAPEIHSDSTEALFTHMPGIKVVCPASPYDAKGLLIAAIEDPDPVLFLEPMRSYRAFREDVPEGKYAIEIGKGKKLREGDDVTVIAWGAMVPVAMKAAEEAAKKGIDADVIDLRTLYPLDKDMIAESVQKTGRTVIVQEAHATGGLANDILAVINDTSFFYQKAPVERVTGFDVPVPFFAYEDDYLPTPARVLHAIEKVMNF is encoded by the coding sequence ATGATCACCGAGGTGGGGACGAAATCGCTGACCCTTGTGCAAGCGGTCAATGACGCGCTTCGCATCATGTTAAAAGAGCGTGAAGATGTCATCGTGCTCGGAGAAGACGTCGGGAAAAACGGCGGGGTGTTTCGCGCCACGGACGGATTGCTGGAGGAATTTGGCGAACAGAGGGTGATTGACACTCCGTTAAGCGAAGCTGGATTTACGGGTGCAGCGATTGGAATGGCGCTTGGTGGATTTCGTCCTGTCGTCGAAATTCAATTTTTAGGTTTTATCTATCCAGCCTATGAACAAATCATGACCCATGCGGCACGCATGCGTTCGCGGACGAGAGGGCATTTTACCGTGCCCTTGGTCATTCGCGCCCCGTACGGCGCGGGCGTGCGGGCCCCGGAAATTCATTCGGACAGCACGGAAGCGCTGTTTACCCATATGCCAGGCATCAAAGTCGTCTGCCCCGCGTCGCCGTATGACGCCAAAGGGTTGCTCATCGCCGCGATTGAAGACCCGGACCCTGTCCTCTTTTTGGAACCGATGCGCAGCTATCGGGCGTTTCGTGAGGACGTTCCGGAAGGAAAATATGCGATTGAAATTGGCAAAGGAAAAAAACTTCGCGAAGGGGACGACGTGACCGTCATCGCCTGGGGCGCTATGGTGCCGGTCGCCATGAAGGCGGCGGAAGAGGCGGCGAAAAAAGGGATTGATGCCGATGTCATCGACTTGCGCACCCTTTACCCGCTCGATAAAGATATGATTGCCGAGTCGGTGCAAAAGACAGGGAGAACCGTGATCGTTCAGGAAGCGCATGCGACGGGTGGATTGGCCAATGATATTCTCGCTGTCATCAACGATACTTCGTTTTTCTATCAAAAAGCGCCGGTCGAACGGGTGACGGGATTTGACGTTCCTGTGCCGTTTTTCGCTTATGAAGACGATTATTTGCCAACGCCAGCGCGCGTTTTGCATGCCATCGAAAAAGTGATGAATTTCTAG
- the pdhA gene encoding pyruvate dehydrogenase (acetyl-transferring) E1 component subunit alpha yields the protein MELNFPIVQVLNEDGTVVQPEYRERITKPLTMTMYRHLIRTRTFDRKCVSLQRQGRIGTYVPYEGQEACQVGSALALNDGDWMFPTYRDHGAMMTFGRSLTQTLLYWKGRTEGCVPPEGKKIVPPSVPIATQLPHAAGAACAEKWKGTKNAVIVYFGDGATSEGDFHEGLNFASVFNAPVVFFNQNNQYAISVPITRQMKTKTIAQKALAYDIPGIRIDGNDVFAVYFKTTEALERARNGGGPTLIEAVTWRYGAHTTSDDPSRYRDQEESQKRRETTDPIKRVERLMQREGWWDEKWANQVQEEVNAEIEQAVAEMERYPKADASDMFDFVFAQPTWTIAEQKEAYLQWKRGMER from the coding sequence ATGGAACTCAACTTCCCGATCGTGCAAGTATTGAATGAAGACGGAACGGTCGTGCAGCCTGAGTATCGTGAACGAATCACAAAACCGTTGACGATGACGATGTACCGTCATCTTATTCGAACGCGGACGTTTGACCGAAAATGTGTCAGTCTCCAACGACAAGGCCGCATCGGGACGTATGTGCCGTACGAAGGGCAAGAGGCGTGTCAAGTCGGAAGCGCGCTTGCACTCAACGATGGTGATTGGATGTTTCCGACCTATCGCGATCATGGGGCGATGATGACATTCGGCCGTTCCTTAACGCAAACGCTTTTATACTGGAAAGGGCGGACGGAAGGGTGTGTTCCACCTGAGGGAAAAAAAATCGTTCCGCCGAGCGTTCCGATTGCCACGCAACTCCCTCATGCAGCGGGGGCGGCGTGCGCCGAAAAATGGAAGGGGACGAAAAATGCGGTGATTGTGTACTTCGGTGATGGGGCGACATCAGAAGGAGATTTCCATGAGGGATTGAATTTCGCGAGCGTTTTCAACGCGCCTGTCGTCTTTTTCAACCAAAACAACCAATATGCGATTTCTGTTCCGATCACCCGGCAGATGAAGACGAAAACGATTGCCCAAAAGGCGCTGGCGTATGACATTCCCGGCATCCGCATCGATGGGAATGACGTGTTTGCCGTGTATTTCAAAACAACTGAGGCGCTCGAGCGGGCGAGAAACGGAGGGGGGCCGACGTTAATCGAAGCGGTGACATGGCGTTATGGCGCCCATACGACGTCCGATGACCCGTCCAGATACCGCGACCAGGAGGAAAGCCAAAAACGGCGCGAAACAACCGATCCGATTAAGCGGGTCGAGCGGTTGATGCAGCGGGAAGGCTGGTGGGATGAAAAGTGGGCGAATCAAGTGCAAGAGGAAGTGAACGCCGAAATCGAGCAGGCGGTGGCCGAAATGGAACGTTATCCAAAGGCGGATGCGTCGGACATGTTTGACTTTGTGTTCGCCCAACCGACATGGACGATTGCGGAGCAGAAAGAAGCGTATCTTCAGTGGAAGCGGGGGATGGAAAGATGA
- a CDS encoding ABC transporter ATP-binding protein, whose protein sequence is MLQLKGIYKVFHEGTPDEKIALQNIHLTLRKGDFVTVIGSNGAGKSTLMNLISGVLFPDEGTIWIDGQDVTMMPEYVRSRYIGRVFQDPMAGTAPNMTIEENLAMAYTRNQKRTLRRGVTKKRRDDFRELLSTLHLGLENRLQAKVGLLSGGERQALSLLMATFTEPAILLLDEHTAALDPARAELITNLTKEIVERYRLTTLMVTHNMQQAIELGNRLIMMDKGQIILEVDEAEKKRLTVEKLLAEFRRIRGEQLASDRAVLS, encoded by the coding sequence ATGTTGCAGTTAAAAGGGATTTATAAAGTGTTTCATGAGGGAACGCCTGACGAAAAGATCGCGCTCCAAAACATTCATTTAACACTTCGAAAAGGAGATTTTGTCACTGTGATCGGCAGCAACGGAGCAGGAAAATCAACCTTGATGAATTTGATTTCAGGAGTGTTGTTTCCTGATGAAGGGACGATTTGGATTGACGGTCAAGATGTCACCATGATGCCGGAATACGTCCGCTCCCGCTATATCGGAAGGGTGTTTCAAGATCCGATGGCCGGAACGGCGCCAAACATGACGATTGAGGAGAATTTGGCGATGGCGTATACACGCAATCAAAAGCGCACGCTCCGCCGCGGAGTGACGAAAAAACGGCGCGATGATTTTCGCGAGTTGCTCTCCACCCTTCATCTCGGTTTAGAAAACCGTCTTCAGGCGAAAGTCGGCTTGCTCTCGGGCGGAGAGCGGCAGGCGTTGTCTTTGCTTATGGCGACCTTCACCGAACCTGCCATTTTGCTGCTCGATGAACATACAGCGGCTCTCGATCCAGCCAGAGCGGAGTTGATCACCAACTTAACAAAAGAGATTGTGGAGCGATATCGATTGACGACCTTGATGGTCACCCATAATATGCAGCAAGCCATCGAGTTAGGAAACCGCCTCATCATGATGGATAAAGGGCAGATTATTTTGGAAGTGGATGAAGCGGAAAAGAAGCGCTTGACGGTGGAGAAGCTGTTGGCGGAATTTCGGCGTATTCGTGGGGAACAGCTCGCAAGCGACCGCGCGGTATTGAGTTGA
- a CDS encoding ABC transporter permease, with product MLASITGAVESGLIYAIMALGVYLSFRVLDFPDLTVDGSFVTGAAVAATLIVNGINPFVATCLALFVGFAAGCMTGLLHTAGKVNPLLSGILMMIALYSINLRIMGRSNVPLLNEKTVFTTIQEWGTKIGLDSAAAKTWGILLSMTLLALLFKWFTDWFLQTEIGLAIRATGDNPRMIRSLSANTNLLIVLGLGLSNAMVAFSGALVAQYGAFADVGMGIGMIIIGLASVIIGEAVFGTKTIARATLAVIGGAIIYRIVVSLALRVQFLETGDVKLITACIVILALVVPQMVRQQKEKKRKEEKRWNRAQVMDVAATGKGEADVAVKRDL from the coding sequence TTGCTGGCGTCCATCACGGGAGCAGTGGAATCGGGACTGATTTACGCCATTATGGCGCTGGGAGTGTATTTGTCGTTTCGTGTGTTGGATTTCCCTGATTTAACCGTGGACGGCAGCTTTGTGACAGGAGCTGCTGTGGCGGCGACGTTGATTGTCAACGGGATCAATCCGTTTGTGGCGACGTGTCTGGCGCTTTTCGTTGGATTCGCTGCCGGGTGTATGACCGGGCTTCTTCATACAGCAGGGAAGGTCAATCCGCTTTTGTCGGGCATTTTAATGATGATTGCGCTTTATTCGATCAATCTTCGCATCATGGGGCGTTCGAACGTGCCGCTTTTGAATGAGAAGACGGTTTTTACAACCATTCAAGAATGGGGGACGAAAATCGGACTTGACTCGGCCGCGGCGAAAACATGGGGAATTCTCCTGTCGATGACGTTGCTTGCTCTTTTGTTTAAATGGTTCACAGACTGGTTTTTACAGACGGAAATTGGGCTTGCGATTCGGGCGACGGGCGATAATCCGCGCATGATTCGCAGCCTGTCGGCGAACACCAATTTGCTCATTGTCTTAGGGTTGGGCCTTTCCAATGCCATGGTCGCGTTCTCGGGGGCGCTTGTTGCCCAGTACGGCGCGTTTGCCGATGTCGGGATGGGAATTGGCATGATCATTATCGGTCTGGCTTCTGTCATTATCGGCGAAGCGGTATTTGGAACGAAAACGATCGCGCGAGCCACGCTTGCCGTGATCGGTGGAGCGATCATTTACCGCATTGTTGTGAGTCTCGCTTTGCGCGTCCAATTTCTCGAAACAGGGGATGTGAAGCTCATTACGGCATGCATTGTCATTTTGGCGCTCGTTGTTCCGCAAATGGTTCGTCAACAAAAAGAGAAAAAACGCAAAGAAGAAAAAAGATGGAATCGAGCGCAGGTGATGGACGTTGCCGCAACGGGAAAGGGTGAGGCGGATGTTGCAGTTAAAAGGGATTTATAA
- a CDS encoding ABC transporter substrate-binding protein → MKQAIKRFAIPVVFGVLALSGCGGEEKAATNGAKEDGKQKTFTIGVTQIIQHPSLDAAFNGFKKALEDGGFKEGKNVRYNIQNAQGDMNNSQTIANNFVSDGVDLIFANSTPSAQSALNATKDIPIVFTSVTDPVGAGLVPSMDKAGENITGTTDSHPDAIRKTIQFIDEQTDAKTVGLIYNAGEQNSLAQIEKVKEAAKHTDLKLVEASVSTTAEVKQAAESLVGKADVFYIVTDNTVVSAIESVVSVANEKKIPVFTGELDSLKRGCFAAYGFDYYDIGYQAGQMAVAILKGEAKPSEIKPEYPKKLKLVINKQAAEKQGIKLKPEWDQMAEYIE, encoded by the coding sequence ATGAAACAAGCGATCAAACGATTCGCGATACCGGTCGTTTTCGGAGTTTTGGCACTCTCAGGCTGTGGGGGAGAAGAGAAGGCCGCGACGAACGGTGCGAAAGAAGATGGAAAGCAGAAAACGTTTACGATTGGCGTCACCCAAATCATTCAACATCCATCGTTAGATGCTGCCTTCAATGGATTTAAAAAGGCGCTCGAAGACGGGGGATTTAAAGAGGGGAAAAATGTTCGGTACAATATCCAAAATGCCCAAGGCGACATGAATAACAGCCAAACGATCGCCAATAACTTTGTATCGGATGGGGTTGACCTTATTTTTGCCAACTCGACTCCGAGCGCGCAAAGTGCGCTCAATGCGACGAAAGACATTCCCATTGTGTTTACATCCGTGACGGATCCGGTCGGCGCCGGTTTAGTTCCATCGATGGACAAGGCAGGGGAAAACATCACGGGAACAACGGACAGCCATCCCGATGCGATTCGCAAAACGATTCAATTCATCGATGAGCAAACGGATGCGAAAACCGTTGGGCTTATTTATAACGCGGGCGAACAAAACTCGTTGGCGCAAATTGAAAAAGTGAAGGAAGCGGCGAAACATACGGATTTGAAGTTGGTGGAAGCCTCCGTTTCGACCACAGCCGAGGTGAAACAGGCGGCAGAGTCGTTAGTTGGCAAGGCAGATGTGTTTTACATCGTGACGGACAACACCGTTGTATCTGCCATTGAATCGGTTGTCAGCGTTGCCAACGAGAAAAAAATCCCTGTTTTTACGGGAGAGCTCGATTCATTAAAACGAGGCTGTTTTGCGGCGTATGGGTTTGATTACTACGATATCGGCTATCAAGCGGGGCAAATGGCAGTCGCCATTTTAAAAGGAGAAGCCAAACCATCAGAGATCAAACCAGAATATCCGAAAAAATTAAAATTGGTGATCAATAAACAAGCAGCGGAAAAACAAGGAATCAAACTGAAGCCTGAATGGGATCAAATGGCGGAATACATCGAATGA
- a CDS encoding Leu/Phe/Val dehydrogenase — protein MNVMLSPNMSQRLDLFFQMREHEQVVFCLDEATGLRAIIAIHSTALGPALGGCRMHPYATTEEALADALRLSKGMTYKCLAADVDFGGGKAVIIGDPRKDKSPELFRAFGQFVESLGGRFYTGTDMGTTPDDFVHALKETNCIVGVPEAYGGSGDSSVPTAEGVVYGIQATNDVVFGSKHLHGKTYAVQGLGKVGKKVALRLLEEGADLYVCDLNEAAVKEVVAYGKQIGASVKPVNGTDIYRVEADVFVPCAFGGVINDETIAELRVKAVVGSANNQLADKRHARMLKEKGIMYAPDYIVNAGGLIQVADELYGANKERVLAKTKAIYDTLLAIYARAESEGITTIEAADQFCEERLEKRKRRNHFFTHQKRPKWDIRR, from the coding sequence ATGAATGTCATGCTATCGCCAAACATGTCACAAAGATTGGATTTGTTTTTCCAAATGCGTGAACATGAACAGGTGGTGTTTTGTCTCGATGAAGCGACCGGCCTAAGGGCGATCATCGCCATTCATAGCACGGCTCTTGGGCCGGCGCTCGGCGGCTGTCGGATGCATCCGTATGCCACGACGGAAGAGGCGCTCGCCGATGCGCTTCGGCTGTCGAAAGGGATGACGTATAAATGCTTGGCTGCCGATGTCGATTTTGGCGGCGGCAAGGCGGTGATCATCGGCGATCCGCGCAAAGACAAATCGCCGGAATTGTTTCGCGCTTTCGGCCAGTTCGTGGAGTCATTAGGCGGCCGGTTTTACACGGGCACGGATATGGGGACGACGCCGGACGATTTTGTGCACGCGCTGAAAGAGACGAATTGCATCGTCGGCGTTCCGGAAGCGTATGGCGGAAGCGGCGACTCATCCGTGCCGACCGCCGAGGGCGTTGTTTACGGCATTCAGGCGACGAACGATGTTGTGTTTGGCAGCAAGCATTTGCATGGCAAAACGTATGCGGTGCAAGGGCTCGGAAAAGTCGGAAAAAAAGTGGCGCTTCGTTTGCTTGAAGAAGGGGCGGATCTGTATGTGTGCGATTTGAACGAAGCGGCAGTCAAAGAGGTCGTGGCGTACGGCAAGCAAATCGGGGCGTCCGTCAAGCCGGTGAACGGAACGGATATTTATCGCGTCGAAGCCGATGTGTTCGTCCCGTGCGCATTTGGCGGCGTCATCAACGATGAAACGATCGCCGAGCTGCGAGTGAAAGCGGTCGTCGGTTCGGCGAACAATCAGCTGGCTGACAAACGCCACGCCCGTATGTTGAAAGAAAAGGGCATCATGTATGCCCCCGATTATATCGTCAACGCCGGCGGCCTCATTCAAGTGGCCGATGAACTGTACGGAGCGAACAAAGAGCGGGTGTTGGCGAAAACGAAAGCGATTTATGATACGCTGCTCGCCATTTATGCGCGGGCTGAATCGGAAGGAATAACGACGATCGAGGCAGCCGATCAATTTTGCGAAGAGCGGCTCGAGAAACGCAAACGCCGCAATCATTTTTTCACGCACCAAAAGCGGCCGAAGTGGGATATTCGACGTTAA